One segment of Ipomoea triloba cultivar NCNSP0323 chromosome 12, ASM357664v1 DNA contains the following:
- the LOC115999852 gene encoding AT-hook motif nuclear-localized protein 19-like, producing MANPWWAGQVGLTGIETSTSAGGSSALKKPDLGISMNDGGREEEDERENSDEPREGAIEVATTRRPRGRPPGSKNKPKPPIFVTRDSPNALRSHVMEVANGADVAESIAQFARRRQRGVCVLSASGTVTNVTLRQPSAPGALMALHGRFEILSLTGAFLPGPAPPGSTGLTIYLAGGQGGVVGGSVVGSLVASGPVMVIASTFSNATYERLPLEAEEEEAGGGAGQGPLGAGGSPPGMGGAQGGGAGAAVGDPSMGVYNLPPNMLPNGGQLNHDAFAWAHGRPPY from the coding sequence ATGGCAAATCCATGGTGGGCAGGCCAAGTAGGTTTAACGGGGATTGAGACGTCAACATCGGCCGGCGGGTCGTCAGCGCTGAAGAAGCCAGATCTGGGGATATCCATGAACGACGGCGGGAGGGAGGAGGAGGACGAGAGGGAGAACAGCGACGAGCCGAGGGAGGGTGCAATTGAAGTGGCGACGACGCGGCGGCCGAGGGGGCGGCCGCCCGGGTCGAAGAATAAGCCGAAGCCGCCTATTTTCGTGACGAGGGATAGCCCTAACGCGCTGAGGAGCCACGTCATGGAGGTCGCCAACGGGGCTGACGTGGCGGAGAGCATAGCCCAGTTCGCTCGGCGCCGACAGAGGGGCGTGTGTGTGTTAAGCGCTAGCGGGACGGTCACGAACGTAACCCTAAGGCAGCCCTCCGCCCCGGGCGCCCTCATGGCCTTGCACGGCCGTTTCGAGATTCTCTCCTTGACCGGCGCGTTCCTCCCTGGCCCCGCCCCGCCCGGCTCGACCGGGCTCACCATCTACTTAGCGGGCGGGCAGGGCGGCGTGGTGGGAGGGAGCGTGGTGGGGTCCCTTGTCGCCTCCGGGCCCGTCATGGTCATAGCCTCCACGTTTTCAAACGCAACTTATGAAAGGCTGCCGCTCGAGGCCGAGGAGGAGGAAGCCGGCGGCGGGGCGGGTCAAGGTCCGCTCGGCGCCGGTGGATCACCACCGGGGATGGGAGGAGCACAGggcggcggcgccggcgccgcTGTGGGGGATCCATCCATGGGAGTGTATAATTTGCCTCCAAATATGTTGCCAAATGGTGGACAGTTGAACCATGATGCATTTGCTTGGGCACATGGCCGGCCTCCATACTAG